A region of Williamwhitmania taraxaci DNA encodes the following proteins:
- a CDS encoding NAD kinase has product MKVAIYGRYFPEEFLSCLKLLFLRLNQRGVKVTVYRKFFEYLNQKHGYSPNLFSLFDTSDQLDIDTACMFSLGGDGTFLEAVALVRDSGIPIAGINAGRLGFLTSISCENIDEVLDAFFSESIPVENRTLIKAEGLPWPLSDFPYALNEFSIQKHGSAMVSINVFHEQTFINTYWSDGLLVATPTGSTAYSLSVGGPILTPDSTNFVISPIAPHNLTVRPLVVPDSYSLRLEPISRDATVVCALDNRSVEVASGIQILISKAPFTVKLLRLGEIDYFCRLRNKLMWGVDKRS; this is encoded by the coding sequence TCCGATTGAATCAGCGAGGCGTTAAGGTCACTGTTTACCGAAAATTTTTCGAATATTTAAACCAAAAGCATGGTTACTCTCCCAATTTATTTTCTCTGTTCGATACATCCGATCAACTCGATATCGATACGGCATGTATGTTTAGCCTTGGAGGGGATGGCACTTTTTTAGAAGCAGTTGCATTGGTTCGCGATTCCGGAATTCCTATTGCTGGAATCAATGCAGGTAGACTCGGCTTTTTGACTTCGATATCGTGCGAAAATATTGACGAGGTACTCGATGCTTTCTTTAGTGAATCGATTCCAGTTGAGAATAGAACTTTAATAAAAGCGGAGGGATTGCCATGGCCTCTTAGCGATTTTCCGTATGCACTAAATGAGTTCAGCATTCAAAAGCATGGTTCTGCCATGGTCTCAATTAATGTGTTTCACGAACAGACTTTCATTAATACCTATTGGTCCGATGGTTTGCTGGTGGCAACTCCAACGGGTTCCACCGCATATTCTTTAAGCGTAGGGGGTCCCATTTTAACGCCAGACTCAACTAACTTCGTTATTTCGCCAATTGCTCCTCATAATTTGACTGTTCGCCCCTTGGTGGTGCCTGATTCATACTCGTTACGATTGGAACCGATTTCTCGTGATGCAACTGTTGTGTGTGCGCTCGATAATCGCTCCGTGGAAGTTGCTTCGGGTATACAAATTCTAATCTCTAAGGCACCCTTTACTGTTAAGCTGCTTCGGCTTGGCGAAATTGATTATTTTTGCAGATTGCGGAATAAGTTGATGTGGGGCGTTGACAAACGAAGTTGA
- a CDS encoding outer membrane beta-barrel protein, translated as MRVRHLFIIVLFLVAGTSAFGQQWKQSRFELLGGISICQLFGDIGGSASSNNLMGLKDLSFSALRPGIVVGTRSELNDRFSVKGLVSSTFMVANDAGSRNENRGFKANVFVTDFSVTGEYYITKSNDNRTFSVMAVRGGVRPYGTPFGIYIYAGVGGALLSSSGNSALKEHPNYVGGSSFTAIFPVGVGVKVNLRPRLSFNGEFGTRITLTDKLDAYTSQYSKSNDLYYALTLGVSYKIIVKKTDSKRWFF; from the coding sequence ATGAGAGTTCGACACCTGTTTATAATAGTGCTTTTCTTGGTAGCCGGGACTAGTGCTTTTGGACAACAATGGAAACAAAGCCGTTTCGAGTTGCTTGGTGGTATCTCTATATGTCAACTGTTTGGCGATATTGGAGGATCTGCGTCGTCAAATAATCTAATGGGCCTAAAGGATTTGTCCTTTTCTGCTTTGCGACCAGGTATTGTTGTCGGTACTCGTTCTGAATTGAATGACCGCTTTTCTGTTAAGGGATTGGTTTCCTCTACTTTCATGGTAGCCAACGACGCTGGCTCAAGAAATGAAAATAGGGGGTTTAAGGCAAATGTTTTTGTTACGGATTTCTCAGTTACTGGAGAATACTATATAACCAAATCTAACGATAATAGAACTTTTTCTGTTATGGCTGTTCGCGGTGGTGTTAGGCCCTATGGAACCCCTTTTGGCATTTATATCTATGCAGGAGTTGGTGGTGCTTTATTATCTTCCAGTGGAAATAGTGCATTGAAAGAGCACCCAAATTATGTGGGCGGATCTTCTTTTACAGCGATATTCCCTGTTGGGGTTGGTGTTAAGGTTAATTTGAGACCGAGATTGTCATTCAATGGCGAATTTGGTACCCGGATTACTTTAACCGACAAGTTAGATGCCTATACCTCCCAATATTCTAAATCGAATGATTTATACTATGCGTTAACTTTAGGCGTTTCTTATAAGATAATTGTTAAGAAAACGGATAGTAAACGCTGGTTCTTCTAG
- the porG gene encoding type IX secretion system protein PorG — MRKLFFVSIFLILSLWAVSQNKTDIGFRLGATYYIGDYNESLPFSSPSFAGGGFIKYNFNDYYAARFGLSGGSYTGSYNASAGYLPAAGGAFSSLIIDGCAAFEVNFLPFSPLASKGKRMSPFTSIGIGVSYDNGQIIPVIPLSIGVKYRPAPRWTVGVEWILTKTFSDKMDGYTNLTDQKKTIFHNNDWYSVAGLFITFRLLNNRTVCPVYQ, encoded by the coding sequence ATGAGAAAACTTTTTTTTGTTAGCATATTTTTAATATTATCCCTTTGGGCTGTTTCACAAAATAAAACTGATATTGGTTTCCGGTTGGGTGCCACCTATTATATTGGAGACTATAATGAATCTCTGCCATTTTCCTCGCCTAGTTTCGCAGGTGGTGGATTTATTAAGTATAACTTCAACGACTATTATGCGGCCCGTTTTGGGCTAAGTGGAGGTTCCTATACTGGCTCATACAATGCCAGCGCAGGATATCTACCTGCTGCCGGAGGGGCTTTTTCGTCTTTAATTATTGACGGATGTGCTGCGTTTGAAGTTAATTTCCTACCATTTAGTCCGCTGGCATCCAAAGGAAAGCGGATGTCACCCTTTACTTCCATCGGAATAGGGGTTTCCTATGACAACGGACAAATTATTCCGGTGATACCCTTGAGTATTGGGGTTAAGTATCGACCTGCCCCTCGTTGGACAGTTGGTGTGGAATGGATATTAACAAAAACATTTTCTGATAAAATGGATGGCTACACAAATCTTACCGATCAGAAAAAAACCATATTTCACAACAACGATTGGTACTCGGTAGCTGGATTATTTATAACTTTCCGCCTTTTAAATAACCGGACAGTTTGCCCGGTATACCAATAA
- a CDS encoding isoprenyl transferase, with the protein MTGQFARYTNNSVQKMSKDCINMQKVPAHVAIIMDGNGRWAEQRGSHRIFGHQNGVNAVREAVEAAGELGVKYLTLYAFSTENWNRPKAEVDALMELLVSTIHDEVDKLSKNKVRLHVIGDLDSLPASAKDNVLAAMKKTESNTGLNLVLALSYSSRWEIVNATQKIAADVAAGKFRPDDITTELFSQYLCTSGIPDPELLIRTSGEERLSNFLLWQLAYSEFYFSEILWPDFTKNEFYTAILEYQKRERRFGKTSEQVN; encoded by the coding sequence ATAACCGGACAGTTTGCCCGGTATACCAATAATAGCGTTCAAAAGATGTCCAAAGATTGTATCAACATGCAGAAAGTTCCGGCGCACGTTGCCATTATAATGGATGGTAATGGTCGTTGGGCCGAGCAACGAGGAAGTCATCGTATTTTTGGCCACCAAAACGGCGTAAATGCCGTAAGGGAGGCGGTTGAGGCAGCTGGAGAACTAGGCGTTAAGTACTTAACACTTTATGCTTTTTCAACTGAAAATTGGAATAGGCCTAAAGCTGAAGTTGATGCTTTGATGGAATTACTGGTTTCGACGATTCATGATGAAGTGGACAAACTGTCGAAAAACAAAGTTCGCCTTCATGTAATTGGCGATTTAGATAGCTTACCCGCTTCAGCTAAGGATAACGTTTTGGCAGCAATGAAGAAGACCGAAAGTAATACAGGTCTTAATCTTGTGTTGGCGCTTAGCTATAGTTCACGGTGGGAGATCGTAAATGCCACACAAAAAATTGCGGCCGATGTTGCTGCAGGTAAATTTCGACCTGACGACATTACTACCGAGTTGTTCTCTCAATATTTATGCACTTCAGGAATTCCCGACCCTGAACTGCTAATTAGAACTAGCGGCGAAGAGCGGTTAAGTAATTTCTTGCTTTGGCAATTGGCTTATTCCGAATTCTACTTTTCGGAGATACTTTGGCCAGATTTTACTAAGAATGAGTTCTATACGGCAATTCTCGAATATCAGAAACGAGAAAGACGTTTTGGAAAAACTAGTGAACAGGTAAATTAA
- the bamA gene encoding outer membrane protein assembly factor BamA, translated as MDYATPQKYIVGGVTITGLRFLDAQTLVNLFGVDEGETIMVPGDAISKGIKKLWKQGLFSDINVVVVNVVGDTAFFNIDLVERPRVSNIAYTGVKKSEQESLKEKMTLRVGDQLTEYLLSNASNTIKKFYGEKGYRNVSIALDQANDTVIANGVRVTFNVDRKKKVKISEINIDGNVAISDGKLRRKMKKTHRKDWNIFKSAKFVAASYEDDKENIITYYNEKGYRDAKIVSDSIYNVNEKRIGINIKVYEGPKYYFRNISWVGNTKYPAEFLSAVLKMKKGDVYDKTLLEKRLSTDENSVSTLYMDDGYLFFNIEPTEVRVENDSIDLEMRIYEGKQATINNVIIVGNTKTNEHVIRREVWTKPGELFSKSDIMRTNRELAQLGHFDPEKMNVIPMPNQADGTVDLKYILEEKPNDQLEVSGGWGANMFVGTIGIRFTNFSARRIFEKGAWRPVPSGDSQSLSLRAQTNGSYYKAYSLSFVEPWLGGKRPTSLSVSLYHTVQNNSSYLYQSSSQYMKVSGVSVGIGRRLKKPDNYFTLQNELNFQNYNLSNWNGFLFNDGNANIISLKTTFGRNSVDQPIYPRRGSNFSISVQATPPYSLFNNKDYTDKTMPGSERYKFIEYHKWSFRSQYYSQLAGDLVLATNMQFGYLGYYNRDLGYSPFEGFDLGGDGMSGYNLYGKETVGLRGYENGSLTPYNLEKGIRVGNIFNKFSAEIRYPLVLSPSSTIYALTFIEGGNAWYNFTDFSPFTIKRSAGIGLRLFLPMLGQLGIDWGYGFDEVKNSPSAGGSHFHFVIGMPF; from the coding sequence ATGGATTACGCTACTCCTCAAAAATATATTGTGGGAGGAGTTACCATTACCGGCCTTCGATTCTTGGATGCCCAAACGTTGGTTAACTTGTTTGGCGTTGACGAGGGTGAAACCATTATGGTACCTGGCGATGCTATTAGCAAAGGCATTAAGAAACTCTGGAAACAGGGCCTTTTTTCCGACATTAATGTGGTCGTTGTTAATGTGGTTGGAGATACCGCCTTTTTTAACATCGACCTAGTTGAACGACCTCGAGTATCGAATATCGCATATACTGGAGTTAAGAAATCGGAACAGGAGTCGCTTAAAGAGAAGATGACTCTACGAGTTGGCGACCAACTAACGGAATATCTATTGTCGAATGCATCCAATACCATAAAAAAGTTTTATGGTGAGAAGGGGTATCGTAATGTTTCTATTGCACTGGATCAAGCAAACGATACTGTAATCGCCAATGGGGTGCGTGTTACCTTTAATGTCGATCGTAAGAAGAAGGTGAAAATTAGCGAAATCAATATTGATGGAAATGTTGCCATTTCGGATGGAAAGTTGAGAAGAAAGATGAAGAAGACGCATCGCAAGGATTGGAATATCTTTAAGAGTGCGAAATTTGTTGCGGCCAGTTATGAGGATGATAAGGAGAATATTATTACATACTATAATGAGAAAGGGTATCGGGATGCTAAAATTGTTTCCGATTCTATTTATAATGTAAATGAGAAGCGAATCGGTATTAATATTAAGGTGTATGAAGGACCTAAATACTATTTCCGGAATATTTCGTGGGTAGGCAATACCAAATACCCTGCTGAATTTTTGTCGGCCGTGCTAAAGATGAAGAAGGGCGATGTTTACGATAAAACACTTTTAGAAAAACGTCTATCCACTGATGAGAATTCAGTTTCAACCCTCTATATGGATGATGGTTACCTCTTTTTCAATATTGAACCAACCGAGGTTCGGGTCGAAAACGATTCCATCGATTTGGAGATGCGTATCTATGAGGGTAAGCAGGCTACTATTAATAACGTAATTATCGTTGGAAATACGAAGACCAATGAGCATGTAATTCGCCGTGAAGTTTGGACTAAACCTGGCGAACTATTTAGCAAGAGTGATATTATGCGTACCAATCGTGAGTTGGCTCAACTTGGCCACTTCGATCCCGAGAAAATGAATGTTATTCCAATGCCGAACCAAGCTGATGGAACGGTTGACCTAAAATATATTCTCGAGGAGAAACCAAATGACCAACTTGAAGTGTCAGGCGGTTGGGGCGCGAATATGTTTGTTGGAACTATTGGTATTAGGTTTACAAATTTTTCGGCTCGTCGAATTTTCGAGAAGGGAGCATGGAGGCCCGTCCCTTCCGGCGACTCTCAGTCCCTGTCGCTTCGTGCCCAAACCAATGGTAGTTACTATAAGGCTTATAGTTTAAGTTTTGTGGAACCTTGGCTGGGTGGCAAAAGACCAACGTCACTATCTGTTTCCCTGTATCATACTGTTCAGAATAATAGTAGTTATCTGTATCAGTCTAGTTCGCAGTATATGAAGGTAAGTGGTGTTAGTGTTGGAATTGGGCGTAGATTAAAGAAACCCGATAACTACTTTACATTGCAGAATGAGCTTAACTTTCAAAATTACAACCTAAGCAACTGGAATGGTTTCCTCTTTAATGATGGAAATGCAAATATCATCAGTCTGAAAACGACCTTTGGTAGGAATTCGGTGGATCAACCCATATATCCACGGCGAGGATCAAACTTTTCCATATCGGTCCAGGCTACTCCGCCTTACTCTTTGTTTAATAATAAAGATTACACGGATAAAACAATGCCTGGTAGTGAGCGATATAAGTTTATAGAATATCATAAATGGAGTTTTCGTTCGCAGTATTACAGCCAGTTGGCTGGTGATTTAGTTCTGGCTACAAATATGCAGTTTGGATATTTGGGTTACTATAATCGTGATCTGGGGTATTCACCCTTCGAAGGATTTGATTTAGGAGGCGATGGTATGTCGGGCTACAACCTATATGGAAAGGAAACCGTCGGACTTCGTGGATATGAGAATGGTTCATTGACACCTTATAATCTTGAAAAAGGTATTCGTGTCGGGAATATTTTTAATAAGTTTTCTGCGGAAATTCGATACCCATTGGTATTGTCTCCATCGTCAACGATTTATGCATTAACCTTTATTGAAGGTGGTAATGCTTGGTATAATTTTACTGATTTTAGTCCTTTTACCATTAAGCGTTCGGCTGGGATTGGGTTACGCCTATTTCTTCCTATGCTTGGTCAACTTGGTATTGATTGGGGTTACGGATTTGATGAGGTGAAAAATTCTCCAAGCGCAGGCGGTTCACACTTCCATTTTGTGATTGGTATGCCATTCTAA
- a CDS encoding OmpH family outer membrane protein, giving the protein MKRILLLSILMILGIAGFGQKFAFVDSDYILKKIPQYRAAQEQLDKLAIQYQKEVEDKFSAVDEQVRSYQTEKVLLTQDMRSKREQDLMDKQKEAQNLQRNYFGPDGVLFKKRTELIKPVQDQVYNAVKDLASEGGYAAIFDVANNPTVLFSNSKYDKSDEVLQKLGYR; this is encoded by the coding sequence ATGAAAAGGATACTACTTCTTTCTATTTTAATGATTCTTGGAATTGCCGGTTTTGGACAGAAGTTTGCCTTCGTTGATTCCGATTATATTTTGAAGAAGATTCCTCAATACCGGGCTGCCCAAGAGCAATTGGATAAACTTGCAATTCAATACCAAAAGGAGGTAGAAGATAAGTTTTCTGCTGTCGATGAGCAGGTCCGGTCGTATCAGACAGAGAAAGTTTTGCTCACGCAGGACATGCGCAGCAAGCGGGAGCAAGATCTAATGGATAAGCAAAAAGAGGCACAGAATTTGCAGCGAAATTACTTTGGTCCTGATGGTGTCCTTTTTAAAAAGAGGACAGAGTTAATAAAGCCAGTTCAGGATCAAGTTTATAATGCGGTTAAGGATCTCGCTTCCGAAGGAGGTTATGCAGCCATATTTGATGTGGCCAATAACCCTACGGTGCTCTTTTCTAACTCCAAGTATGATAAGAGCGATGAGGTTTTGCAGAAACTTGGCTATAGGTAG
- a CDS encoding OmpH family outer membrane protein: MKKTIAIAALAVCFAFTGKVQAQSFKFGHINVQQVISLMSEKDSAEVKLKKYGESLSADLETMQVEFNNKYQSYLQKKDSYTPAIREAKEKEIQDMQQRVQEFQQTAQEDFQKMQGDVYKPVLEKANNAIKKVAKDNNFTYIFDIGTPGVVYYSEAQSTDVTAMVKKELKIVK, translated from the coding sequence ATGAAGAAGACTATTGCAATAGCAGCATTGGCTGTGTGTTTTGCGTTCACCGGAAAAGTTCAGGCTCAATCGTTTAAGTTTGGACACATTAACGTGCAGCAAGTTATTTCTCTAATGTCCGAAAAGGATAGTGCTGAAGTTAAACTCAAAAAGTATGGCGAAAGCCTTTCTGCCGATCTCGAAACGATGCAGGTAGAGTTTAATAATAAGTATCAATCCTACCTTCAAAAGAAAGATAGCTATACTCCAGCTATCCGTGAAGCTAAGGAAAAAGAGATTCAAGATATGCAGCAGCGCGTTCAAGAGTTTCAACAAACAGCCCAAGAAGATTTTCAAAAAATGCAAGGTGATGTTTATAAGCCAGTTTTAGAAAAGGCTAATAATGCGATTAAAAAAGTAGCAAAGGATAATAACTTTACCTACATTTTTGACATCGGAACACCTGGTGTGGTTTACTACTCCGAAGCCCAAAGCACCGATGTTACTGCTATGGTTAAAAAGGAACTTAAGATTGTGAAATAA
- the murI gene encoding glutamate racemase, giving the protein MGPIGVFDSGVGGLSVWREIVKILPDESTLYYADSANCPYGDKSQAEIIRLAETVTCFLIEKGCSVIVVACNTATAAAIDYLRSKYTIPFVGMEPAVKPAAINSVSGVIGILATQGTFNGRLFHETSSRFASGVKMIIQPGFGLVELVEAGDFSSSKVSELLHKYIDPMMDAGADHLVLGCTHYPFLSDAIFEITGGNIAIIDPAPAVAAQVKRIVSEYNQGSLREPVFYDFFSSGDLLTLETIIRLISIKQAINTNRLSFRED; this is encoded by the coding sequence ATGGGACCTATTGGTGTTTTTGATTCGGGTGTTGGCGGCCTCTCTGTCTGGCGTGAAATTGTTAAGATTCTTCCCGATGAGTCTACATTATACTATGCCGACAGTGCAAATTGTCCTTATGGGGATAAGTCGCAAGCGGAGATTATTCGTTTAGCCGAAACGGTGACCTGTTTTTTAATTGAAAAGGGTTGCTCAGTAATTGTTGTGGCCTGCAATACCGCTACGGCTGCGGCTATTGATTATTTACGATCAAAATACACTATCCCATTTGTGGGGATGGAACCAGCCGTAAAGCCGGCAGCTATAAATTCAGTTTCGGGGGTTATTGGGATACTTGCTACTCAAGGTACCTTTAATGGCCGTCTTTTTCATGAAACAAGCAGTAGGTTTGCCAGTGGTGTGAAAATGATTATACAGCCGGGTTTTGGTTTGGTGGAGTTAGTTGAGGCTGGTGATTTTTCTTCCTCAAAAGTATCCGAATTGCTACACAAATATATCGACCCCATGATGGACGCAGGTGCGGACCATCTCGTATTAGGCTGCACTCATTATCCTTTTTTGTCGGATGCTATTTTCGAAATTACCGGTGGCAATATTGCTATTATAGATCCGGCTCCGGCGGTTGCTGCTCAGGTTAAGCGAATTGTATCTGAATACAACCAAGGCTCATTGCGAGAGCCAGTTTTTTATGATTTCTTTTCAAGTGGTGATCTACTCACACTAGAGACGATTATTCGTCTGATTTCCATCAAACAAGCTATTAATACCAATAGACTGTCCTTTCGGGAGGATTAG
- a CDS encoding gamma carbonic anhydrase family protein — MALIKSLRGFTPKIGNNCYLAENATIIGEVIIGDDCSIWFNTVLRGDVNTITIGNRVNVQDGAVLHCLYQKSTIEIGNDVSIGHNVTIHGASVRDGALIGMGATVLDGAVVGEGAIIAANALVLSNTIIEPGSIYAGVPAKFVKKVDPAQAQEINQRIAKNYLMYSSWYKEE, encoded by the coding sequence ATGGCACTAATAAAATCGCTAAGAGGCTTTACTCCTAAAATTGGCAATAACTGCTACTTGGCAGAAAACGCAACCATAATTGGAGAGGTAATTATTGGAGATGATTGCAGTATTTGGTTCAATACAGTTTTGCGCGGCGACGTAAATACAATTACCATTGGGAACAGAGTGAATGTACAGGATGGTGCAGTGCTGCATTGCCTCTACCAAAAATCAACGATCGAAATCGGAAACGACGTTTCCATTGGTCACAATGTAACCATTCATGGGGCATCGGTAAGGGATGGAGCACTTATCGGCATGGGGGCAACTGTTTTGGATGGTGCCGTAGTTGGGGAAGGTGCAATAATTGCGGCAAATGCACTTGTGCTCAGCAACACTATTATTGAACCTGGTAGTATTTACGCAGGTGTACCAGCAAAATTTGTAAAAAAGGTCGATCCTGCCCAAGCCCAAGAAATCAATCAACGCATTGCCAAGAACTACCTAATGTATTCGAGTTGGTATAAGGAGGAATAA
- a CDS encoding 2-oxoacid:acceptor oxidoreductase subunit alpha yields MDQNVNRVEIEEVAIRFCGDSGDGMQLTGTLFSDTSALVGNGVSTFPDYPAEIRAPQGTVSGVSGFQVNLGSVKIFTPGDYCDVLVAMNPAALRANAKWVKKGGSIILDADTFNEKGIVRAGFKTLDPIEEMKLSDYHVLFSPITTLTKESLKESEMDNKSILRCKNMFALGMVYYMFDRPMEHTVAYFDKKFGKKPFVVAANKKVLYDGFNYASNIHALPSRYSVAPAHQEKGVYRNINGNTAVAWGLIAASEKSGLPLFCGSYPITPATEILYELAKRKDLGVKTLQAEDEIAGICTAIGASFAGNFAVTTTSGPGLSLKSEALGLAVMTELPLVIVNVQRGGPSTGLPTKTEQSDLNQALWGRNGECPMVVIAASTPSNCFDYAFMSGKIALEHMTPVLLLTDGFIANGSQPWKVPSMKDFPSIKAPVVPEGSLDFAPYKRNPETLARFWALPGTKGLEHRLGGLEKQDVTGSVSQDPANHELMVKTRADKVQRVANFVPEQDLIGDNEGDLLVIGWGGTYGHLVSAVSRLRADGKKVSLCHIHYINPLPRNLAEIFKRFKKLVVCELNSGQMANYLKINHQEFEYHMVNKVQGLPFTVVELTEKFNNILEGK; encoded by the coding sequence ATGGACCAAAATGTAAATCGGGTTGAAATTGAGGAGGTTGCAATTCGCTTTTGCGGAGATTCCGGCGATGGAATGCAGCTCACCGGTACCTTATTTTCCGACACTTCAGCCTTGGTTGGTAATGGTGTATCAACCTTTCCTGATTATCCTGCCGAAATTCGTGCACCGCAAGGAACGGTGAGTGGCGTTTCTGGTTTTCAGGTAAATCTGGGAAGCGTTAAAATATTTACGCCAGGCGATTACTGCGATGTCCTTGTGGCTATGAACCCTGCAGCTCTTAGGGCTAATGCCAAGTGGGTAAAAAAGGGTGGCTCAATTATTTTGGATGCTGATACCTTTAATGAGAAAGGTATCGTACGTGCTGGATTTAAAACTCTTGATCCTATTGAGGAAATGAAGCTTTCCGATTACCACGTTCTTTTTTCGCCAATTACTACGCTGACCAAGGAGAGTTTAAAGGAATCCGAGATGGATAATAAGAGTATTCTTCGTTGCAAGAATATGTTTGCTCTCGGAATGGTTTACTATATGTTTGATAGGCCAATGGAGCATACCGTGGCCTATTTTGATAAGAAATTTGGTAAAAAACCTTTTGTAGTTGCTGCAAACAAAAAGGTTCTTTACGATGGGTTCAATTATGCAAGTAATATACACGCATTACCAAGCCGCTATAGCGTTGCACCTGCTCACCAAGAAAAGGGGGTTTACCGTAATATCAATGGTAATACTGCTGTTGCTTGGGGGTTAATTGCTGCTTCCGAAAAGTCAGGATTACCTCTTTTCTGCGGATCGTATCCTATTACTCCTGCTACCGAAATTCTTTATGAACTTGCAAAGCGTAAGGACTTAGGCGTTAAAACATTACAGGCAGAGGATGAAATCGCCGGTATTTGCACCGCTATTGGTGCTTCTTTTGCTGGTAACTTTGCTGTTACCACAACCTCAGGACCTGGCCTTTCCTTAAAATCGGAGGCACTTGGTCTTGCAGTAATGACCGAATTGCCTCTTGTGATTGTTAACGTTCAGCGTGGTGGTCCATCAACTGGGTTACCTACCAAAACTGAGCAAAGCGACTTGAATCAAGCATTATGGGGAAGGAATGGAGAGTGCCCTATGGTTGTGATTGCTGCCAGCACACCTTCCAACTGCTTCGATTATGCGTTTATGTCCGGTAAGATTGCCCTTGAACATATGACCCCTGTGTTGTTGTTAACAGATGGCTTTATTGCCAATGGTTCTCAACCTTGGAAAGTGCCAAGTATGAAGGATTTTCCTTCAATAAAGGCTCCGGTTGTACCTGAAGGTAGTTTGGATTTCGCCCCTTATAAACGTAATCCCGAGACACTAGCTCGCTTCTGGGCTTTGCCTGGTACAAAGGGACTCGAGCATCGTTTAGGTGGTTTGGAAAAACAAGATGTTACCGGTTCTGTGTCGCAGGATCCTGCTAACCACGAATTAATGGTTAAGACTCGTGCTGATAAGGTTCAACGTGTGGCTAATTTTGTACCAGAGCAAGATTTGATTGGCGATAATGAGGGCGATTTGCTCGTGATTGGCTGGGGTGGTACTTATGGCCACTTGGTTAGCGCCGTGAGCAGACTTCGTGCCGATGGCAAGAAGGTAAGTTTGTGCCATATTCATTATATTAACCCACTTCCAAGAAATTTGGCCGAGATATTTAAACGGTTTAAGAAATTGGTTGTTTGTGAGTTAAATAGTGGTCAGATGGCTAATTATTTAAAGATAAATCACCAAGAATTTGAATATCATATGGTGAATAAGGTTCAAGGTCTTCCATTTACCGTGGTTGAACTTACTGAAAAATTTAACAATATTTTGGAGGGCAAATAG
- a CDS encoding 2-oxoacid:ferredoxin oxidoreductase subunit beta, which translates to MAEVVKFTPQDFKSDQEVKWCPGCGDHAILSSVQKALPEVASTLHYTKERFVFVSGIGCSSRFPYYMNTYGFHGIHGRAAAIATGVKVANPTLSVWEITGDGDALAIGGNHFIHAVRRNIDINIILFNNEIYGLTKGQYSPTSKMGVITKTSPFGTVEHPFRPGELVIGAQGKFFARSLDAEVKLSTEILVEAAKHDGTSVVEMLVNCVIYNDRTHANFTDKDVREDRVIVLRHGEKMLFGKNKDKGLILDGQALRLKVVTVGQDGYTLDDILVHDATNPNPGLHMMLVNMEYPELPVALGVIRKVKDTTYDDNVRDQVLDVQKKAKIHSMDELLRSGETWEVK; encoded by the coding sequence ATGGCAGAAGTTGTAAAATTCACCCCGCAAGATTTCAAGAGTGATCAGGAAGTTAAATGGTGTCCAGGATGCGGTGATCATGCTATTTTGAGTTCGGTTCAAAAGGCACTACCTGAAGTTGCTTCGACACTGCACTATACCAAGGAACGGTTTGTGTTTGTTTCGGGTATTGGATGCTCTTCGCGTTTTCCTTATTACATGAACACTTACGGGTTTCATGGTATTCACGGTCGTGCTGCTGCTATTGCTACAGGAGTAAAGGTGGCGAACCCCACTCTCAGCGTTTGGGAGATTACTGGTGACGGTGATGCACTGGCCATTGGTGGGAACCACTTCATTCATGCCGTACGTCGTAATATCGATATTAATATTATTCTCTTCAATAACGAGATTTACGGTCTTACCAAAGGTCAATATTCTCCTACATCCAAGATGGGGGTTATTACCAAGACTTCACCTTTTGGAACAGTGGAGCATCCTTTTCGCCCAGGGGAACTCGTTATTGGTGCGCAAGGTAAGTTCTTCGCTCGTTCCCTCGATGCAGAAGTTAAGTTGAGTACTGAAATACTAGTTGAAGCAGCAAAGCATGATGGCACTTCGGTGGTTGAAATGCTGGTAAATTGCGTTATCTATAATGACCGTACTCATGCTAATTTTACTGACAAAGATGTACGCGAAGATCGGGTAATTGTGCTTCGACATGGAGAAAAGATGTTGTTTGGTAAGAATAAAGACAAGGGGCTTATTCTTGATGGTCAGGCACTTCGTTTAAAGGTCGTTACTGTTGGTCAAGATGGTTATACCCTTGATGATATCCTAGTTCACGATGCAACAAATCCAAATCCAGGTTTACACATGATGCTCGTTAATATGGAGTATCCTGAGTTGCCTGTTGCACTTGGGGTTATTCGTAAGGTAAAGGACACAACCTACGATGATAATGTTCGTGACCAGGTCCTTGACGTTCAGAAGAAAGCAAAGATTCACAGTATGGATGAGTTGCTTCGTAGCGGTGAGACTTGGGAAGTAAAGTAA